Proteins encoded by one window of Glycine soja cultivar W05 chromosome 15, ASM419377v2, whole genome shotgun sequence:
- the LOC114387503 gene encoding protein LURP-one-related 6-like encodes MSMMAIISKLYCSSSQTVLGVRKRPHVVNGGGFVVTDCSGQRVVFRVDGCGIHDTKGQLILRDGEGDALLLMRRKGGMVEALGIYKKWNGYSVNYEGLQSLVFSLKEPNNCCLVKNNAIRISIEPRNSSNKGWDFEVRGYFPDRSCSIVDVRGNVIAQVGVNKEVEKLMESKDLYHVVVKPGIDQAFVFGVIAILDYIYGESTYCRVQNCA; translated from the exons ATGAGCATGATGGCTATCATTAGCAAACTATATTGTTCATCTTCTCAGACGGTGCTTGGGGTCAGGAAGAGGCCTCATGTGGTGAATGGAGGGGGTTTTGTGGTCACGGATTGTAGTGGCCAGAGGGTTGTTTTCAGGGTTGATGGTTGTGGGATTCATGACACTAAGGGACAGTTGATTCTAAGAGATGGGGAAGGAGATGCTTTACTTCTCATGCGTCGAAAG GGAGGCATGGTTGAGGCCCTTGGCATTTACAAGAAGTGGAATGGTTATAGTGTAAACTATGAAGGATTACAGAGCCTGGTTTTCAGCTTGAAAGAGCCCAATAATTGTTGTTTGGTTAAGAACAATGCGATTAGAATCTCCATTGAACCCAGGAATTCTAGTAACAAGGGCTGGGACTTTGAGGTCAGGGGTTACTTCCCTGATAGGAGTTGTAGCATTGTTGATGTTAGAGGCAACGTAATAGCACAG GTTGGGGTGAACAAGGAAGTGGAGAAATTGATGGAAAGTAAGGATCTGTATCATGTGGTGGTGAAACCAGGGATCGATCAAGCGTTTGTTTTTGGAGTCATTGCCATCCTTGACTACATTTATGGCGAATCCACATACTGCAGAGTCCAAAATTGTGCTTAG